In Clostridium swellfunianum, a genomic segment contains:
- a CDS encoding TSUP family transporter, translated as MFESISLGQDFFIKLLILCPAGFLAAMVDSIAGGGGLISVPAYLMAGVPPHLTLGTNKFSSTAASFTSSLKFARSGKVSSDLLKFIAPLTLVGAVLGVTSVLKISQAFLSTLVLVLILAVGLYTVFSKNIGLEDKFKGLTKKNIFLGMILALSLGFYDGFFGPGTGSFLIFGLISIFGFDFVKASGNGKVLNFISNITSLVMFALNGQINYMLGIPVAICMIFGARIGTVMALKRGAKLIKPIFIAMSLGVAIKMLYQMIF; from the coding sequence TTGTTTGAAAGCATATCCCTTGGACAAGACTTTTTTATTAAGCTTCTTATATTATGTCCTGCAGGATTTTTAGCTGCAATGGTTGACTCAATAGCAGGTGGCGGAGGTCTTATAAGCGTTCCGGCATATTTGATGGCCGGTGTACCACCGCATTTAACCTTAGGAACAAATAAATTTTCTTCCACCGCAGCTTCCTTTACAAGTTCATTAAAATTTGCTCGCTCAGGGAAAGTAAGCTCCGACCTATTGAAATTTATAGCTCCTCTAACTCTTGTAGGGGCAGTTCTTGGTGTAACTTCAGTACTTAAGATAAGCCAGGCTTTTTTGTCTACTCTAGTATTAGTTTTAATACTAGCGGTTGGTTTGTATACTGTTTTTTCTAAAAATATTGGGCTAGAAGATAAATTTAAAGGGCTTACTAAGAAGAACATATTTCTTGGAATGATACTTGCACTATCTCTAGGCTTTTATGATGGATTTTTCGGACCTGGTACAGGCTCATTCTTAATTTTTGGCCTTATAAGCATTTTTGGTTTTGATTTTGTTAAAGCTAGTGGTAACGGGAAGGTCTTAAATTTTATAAGCAACATAACCTCCCTTGTTATGTTCGCACTTAATGGCCAAATAAACTATATGCTTGGAATTCCAGTTGCTATTTGCATGATTTTCGGGGCAAGAATCGGTACTGTAATGGCTCTTAAAAGAGGTGCTAAACTTATTAAGCCTATATTTATTGCAATGTCCTTAGGAGTTGCTATTAAAATGCTCTATCAAATGATATTTTAG
- the hflX gene encoding GTPase HflX has translation MIYGNTEGIRNSVLDKLERLYELNIPKQSVFIEELSAALCEVTNQIGREVSIAIDRKGRVVSVAIGDSTTVEIPLIDIRERKLSGVRVIHTHPNGTSALSALDLSALLKLKLDCIVAIAVDNGNAKEVTLGFCTIEKDLLVSESIGPLSLNNAVNFDFLDRVNYIESHLKFNDIIEDNSEKAIIVGIESEESLDELEELAKACEVNVIHKVLQKRNRIDSAFYIGKGKVEELAMLRQALKANVIVFDDELEGSQVRNLEEATGAKVIDRTTLILEIFARRARSREAKIQVELAQLKYRLLRLLGLGTVLSRTGGGIGTRGPGEKKLETDRRHIKERLYDLLSELEKIKKHRETQREKRTDIPKVSLVGYTNAGKSTLRNKLCDIAMPKDSAVKEKVFEADMLFATLDITTRAIVLPDNRLITLTDTVGFVRKLPHDLVEAFKSTLEEVIYSDLLLHVVDASSDIVQEQIEAVNAVLKELGASDKPTILVLNKIDVATEEQLQTLKENLKDIKVLEISAKNATNLDGLLEEVSVSLPYTLKKAEYIIPYSDQSVAAFLHRNAKVEKEEYREEGTYIEAQVDEEVYNKCERYLIKG, from the coding sequence ATGATTTATGGTAATACAGAAGGAATTAGAAATAGCGTCCTTGATAAACTTGAGAGGTTATATGAATTAAATATTCCTAAACAAAGTGTTTTTATTGAGGAACTTTCAGCAGCGCTTTGTGAAGTTACAAATCAGATTGGAAGAGAAGTAAGTATAGCAATTGACAGAAAAGGTAGAGTAGTAAGCGTGGCTATTGGTGACAGTACTACTGTTGAAATACCTTTAATAGATATTAGAGAAAGAAAGCTTTCTGGTGTTAGAGTCATTCATACTCATCCTAATGGAACTTCAGCTCTTTCAGCATTAGACTTGTCAGCGCTTCTTAAGCTAAAGCTAGATTGTATAGTAGCTATTGCAGTGGACAATGGAAATGCAAAAGAGGTGACTTTAGGCTTTTGCACTATAGAAAAAGACTTATTAGTTTCTGAGAGCATCGGCCCCTTAAGCCTTAACAATGCTGTTAATTTTGACTTTTTGGATAGAGTAAATTATATAGAAAGTCATCTTAAGTTTAATGATATAATTGAAGACAATAGTGAAAAAGCCATTATTGTTGGGATAGAAAGCGAAGAAAGCCTTGATGAACTTGAAGAACTAGCAAAGGCTTGTGAAGTTAACGTTATACATAAGGTGCTTCAAAAGCGAAATAGAATAGACTCAGCCTTTTATATCGGTAAAGGAAAAGTTGAAGAACTTGCAATGCTAAGGCAGGCATTAAAAGCAAATGTCATTGTATTCGATGATGAATTGGAAGGCTCTCAGGTTAGAAATCTTGAAGAAGCTACAGGCGCTAAGGTAATCGATAGAACTACTCTGATATTGGAGATATTTGCAAGAAGAGCAAGAAGTAGAGAAGCGAAGATCCAAGTAGAACTTGCGCAATTAAAATATAGGCTTCTACGACTACTAGGTCTTGGAACAGTGCTTTCAAGAACCGGTGGAGGCATTGGTACAAGGGGACCAGGTGAAAAGAAACTGGAAACAGATAGAAGACATATAAAGGAAAGACTATACGACCTTTTAAGTGAACTTGAAAAAATTAAGAAACATAGAGAGACTCAGAGAGAGAAGCGGACAGATATTCCTAAAGTTTCACTTGTGGGATATACAAATGCGGGTAAGTCTACATTAAGAAATAAATTATGCGATATAGCTATGCCAAAGGATTCTGCAGTTAAAGAAAAGGTATTTGAAGCTGATATGCTTTTTGCAACTTTAGATATCACAACAAGAGCAATAGTGCTTCCAGACAACAGACTTATCACTTTAACAGACACAGTAGGTTTTGTTAGAAAACTTCCACATGATCTTGTGGAAGCCTTTAAGTCCACACTTGAGGAAGTGATATATTCAGATCTTCTGCTTCATGTGGTAGATGCCTCCTCAGATATAGTGCAAGAACAAATAGAAGCGGTAAATGCAGTATTAAAGGAGTTAGGTGCATCCGATAAACCTACAATACTTGTATTGAATAAAATAGATGTTGCTACTGAAGAGCAGCTACAGACACTTAAAGAAAACTTAAAGGATATTAAAGTCTTGGAGATATCTGCAAAGAATGCCACTAATTTAGATGGACTTTTAGAAGAAGTTTCTGTATCTTTACCTTATACTTTGAAAAAGGCAGAGTATATAATTCCTTACTCTGATCAGTCAGTTGCAGCTTTTCTTCATAGAAACGCAAAGGTTGAGAAAGAGGAATATAGAGAAGAAGGAACTTATATTGAAGCACAAGTGGATGAAGAAGTATATAATAAGTGTGAGAGATATTTAATTAAGGGCTAA
- a CDS encoding nucleotidyltransferase domain-containing protein, giving the protein MERTILQYQKAFNSIIDRLKSNEEVLAVMVFGSMVTGDLWDESDIDLFVILNKRMQDIKNIYTEEKHVPVHIKLMSKNKFLQLYEEDLRGGFMHRMFASSRLVFSKDMEITIKYDSGRYYPDLDRERWNMVYLGKVLKSLDVCKKYLSNDGLYTAYSAAVRSVENYSRLYVNQSGYMISKDTMTMAMNLNDRFRECVDALFFNKQDGEKAVISAIDYIENSIDQNIRNTASILINYMRQKDCFLSTEDIKSDKLFISYDIAMEDILNKLWERNIIKKDSRDFKDEEGKLLFKENVYFI; this is encoded by the coding sequence TTGGAGAGAACTATTTTACAGTATCAAAAGGCTTTTAACAGCATAATAGACAGATTAAAGTCAAATGAGGAAGTTCTTGCAGTTATGGTATTTGGAAGTATGGTTACTGGTGACCTTTGGGATGAATCAGATATTGATTTGTTCGTAATCCTAAATAAAAGGATGCAGGATATAAAAAATATCTATACTGAGGAGAAACATGTTCCAGTCCACATTAAACTTATGAGCAAAAATAAGTTTTTGCAGCTTTATGAAGAGGATTTAAGAGGAGGATTTATGCATCGGATGTTTGCTTCCTCTAGGCTTGTCTTCTCAAAGGACATGGAAATAACTATAAAGTATGATAGTGGAAGATATTATCCAGACCTAGACAGAGAAAGATGGAACATGGTATATCTAGGAAAGGTTTTAAAAAGCCTTGATGTATGTAAAAAATACCTTTCAAATGACGGCTTGTATACTGCTTACAGTGCCGCAGTTAGATCTGTTGAAAATTATTCAAGACTTTATGTTAATCAATCAGGATATATGATAAGCAAAGATACTATGACTATGGCGATGAATTTAAATGACCGTTTTAGGGAATGCGTAGATGCTTTGTTTTTCAACAAGCAGGATGGAGAGAAGGCTGTAATAAGCGCAATAGATTACATAGAGAACTCCATTGACCAGAATATAAGAAATACCGCTTCAATACTAATCAATTATATGAGACAAAAAGACTGCTTCCTAAGTACCGAGGATATAAAAAGCGATAAACTTTTTATTAGTTATGATATTGCTATGGAAGATATTCTAAATAAGCTTTGGGAAAGAAACATAATTAAGAAGGATAGCAGAGATTTTAAAGATGAAGAAGGAAAACTGCTTTTCAAAGAAAATGTATATTTTATCTAG
- a CDS encoding DUF3842 family protein — protein sequence MNIAIIDGQGGGLGKAIIARLRAELMENTNIIALGTNPGAAKAMHKAGANQSFYGESLIVKHILNSNLDCIVAPIGVLCSGGINGEVTYKISHSVVNKECTKYIIPLKKHGFYIPGTTNLELKDILKEIVAEIKKCQESVS from the coding sequence ATGAATATAGCAATTATAGATGGTCAAGGTGGTGGGCTTGGAAAAGCTATTATAGCTAGGCTTAGAGCAGAGCTTATGGAAAATACAAATATAATAGCTCTTGGAACAAATCCAGGAGCCGCTAAGGCTATGCATAAAGCAGGCGCTAATCAAAGCTTTTATGGAGAAAGCCTTATTGTAAAACACATATTAAATTCCAATTTAGACTGTATAGTTGCACCTATTGGTGTACTTTGCTCTGGTGGAATAAATGGCGAGGTAACCTACAAAATCTCCCATTCTGTAGTTAATAAGGAATGCACTAAATATATCATTCCTTTAAAAAAACATGGATTTTATATTCCAGGAACTACTAATCTTGAACTTAAAGACATACTAAAAGAAATAGTTGCGGAAATAAAAAAATGTCAAGAATCAGTTTCTTGA
- the ppaX gene encoding pyrophosphatase PpaX: MIKAILFDLDGTLIDTNDLIIQSFKHTFKRHLNKEVPESEIVMNFGEPLLATLQKYDNENADILIQTYRSYNEAIHDELTKEIVGVKETLRELKTLGIKIGVVTSKRRALAERGLKLFNLYELMEVIITPEDTEKHKPDAEPMLKACELLGVLPEEALMVGDSHYDILCGKNAGSKACLVKYTALPVDKIMEHKPHYAVDDIKEVLQIVREENFKKA; encoded by the coding sequence TTGATTAAAGCAATATTATTTGATTTGGATGGAACACTGATTGATACTAATGACCTTATAATACAATCTTTTAAGCATACCTTTAAAAGACACCTCAATAAAGAGGTGCCTGAAAGTGAAATAGTAATGAACTTTGGGGAGCCACTTCTAGCAACTCTGCAAAAATATGATAATGAGAATGCTGATATATTGATTCAAACCTATAGATCATATAATGAAGCTATACATGATGAACTAACAAAGGAAATTGTGGGAGTTAAGGAAACTCTAAGAGAGTTAAAGACCCTTGGAATAAAGATTGGTGTTGTAACTTCTAAAAGAAGGGCTCTGGCCGAGAGAGGGCTTAAACTGTTCAATCTTTATGAGCTTATGGAAGTGATAATAACTCCAGAGGACACAGAAAAGCATAAACCAGATGCAGAGCCTATGTTAAAGGCTTGTGAGCTTCTGGGAGTTTTACCTGAAGAAGCTCTGATGGTAGGGGACAGTCATTATGATATACTTTGCGGTAAGAACGCAGGTTCAAAAGCTTGCCTTGTTAAGTATACTGCGCTGCCAGTGGATAAAATAATGGAGCACAAGCCACACTATGCAGTAGACGATATTAAAGAGGTATTACAAATAGTTAGAGAAGAAAACTTCAAGAAGGCTTAA
- the cbiM gene encoding cobalt transporter CbiM has product MHIPENFLSPSTCAVLGASMIPVWRNASLKVKKELSRKKLPMLGICAAFSFLIMMFNLPLPGGTTGHAVGAVLAAILIGPHAASISITIAVVVQAVFFGDGGILAIGANSFTLAFVMPYTGYYLYKLIKSKIKSTRGDYFAAFIAGYTGVVLAAFATAVLFGIQPLLFKDAAGLPIYCPYPLKVAIPAMVIPHVLVVGIVEGSVTAGIYAYIRKVSPEALYKNESASFKLIYILLTVLAVLTPIGLIASGTAWGEWANEELKELVGYVPRGMEEGFNFSAMMPDYTFIHTSEIISYILSAVVGVAVIFILFKLTSKMSRN; this is encoded by the coding sequence ATGCACATTCCAGAGAATTTCTTAAGCCCATCAACCTGCGCTGTGCTTGGCGCATCAATGATTCCGGTTTGGCGAAATGCTTCACTGAAGGTGAAAAAAGAGCTTAGTAGAAAAAAACTGCCTATGCTTGGTATCTGCGCTGCATTTTCTTTTTTAATTATGATGTTCAACCTTCCTCTTCCGGGGGGAACAACAGGCCATGCTGTTGGGGCAGTTCTTGCGGCTATTCTTATTGGGCCCCATGCTGCTTCAATATCAATTACTATCGCTGTAGTTGTTCAAGCAGTATTTTTTGGAGATGGAGGTATACTTGCTATTGGTGCCAATTCTTTTACCTTAGCTTTTGTTATGCCCTACACCGGTTATTACTTGTACAAATTGATAAAAAGTAAGATTAAAAGTACTAGAGGCGATTATTTTGCTGCTTTTATTGCAGGATATACAGGTGTTGTTTTAGCCGCTTTTGCCACAGCCGTATTATTTGGTATACAACCTTTACTTTTTAAAGATGCTGCAGGTCTTCCAATTTATTGCCCTTATCCACTGAAGGTTGCTATACCGGCAATGGTTATACCGCATGTGCTTGTTGTAGGTATAGTTGAAGGAAGCGTAACAGCAGGGATTTATGCTTACATAAGAAAAGTTTCTCCAGAGGCGTTGTATAAGAACGAAAGTGCATCTTTTAAGCTAATTTACATTTTACTTACTGTACTTGCGGTACTTACTCCCATTGGGCTTATAGCTAGCGGAACAGCTTGGGGAGAGTGGGCAAATGAAGAGTTGAAAGAATTGGTTGGTTATGTACCAAGGGGTATGGAGGAAGGCTTTAATTTTAGTGCGATGATGCCTGACTATACATTTATTCATACATCTGAAATAATATCCTATATACTGTCAGCAGTAGTTGGGGTTGCTGTAATATTTATACTTTTTAAGCTAACAAGTAAAATGTCAAGAAACTGA
- a CDS encoding HEAT repeat domain-containing protein: MIGLDKGLVKLDWNDIENISDSDISYFLALEGKSVEAICKIRKLEREEVQKHIIEGKIKYRHLVKSRSEEELFKTLCNTAKQDKLAVLSSLNEESRERLVGYIKKGYSNMESKSKETALWIIGELKSKALMDILMKSIVHKHVNIRRMAASALGKLEDKAGETALLRALDDDNAQVVQYAIKSLTKIKSQRALEKVRNIYVSADKDYLRKAAEEYIIGFNDK, from the coding sequence GTGATAGGCTTGGATAAGGGACTTGTGAAATTAGATTGGAATGACATAGAAAACATAAGCGACAGTGATATAAGCTACTTTTTGGCATTAGAAGGTAAGTCTGTAGAAGCTATTTGCAAGATAAGAAAGCTTGAAAGAGAGGAAGTGCAAAAGCACATTATAGAAGGAAAGATAAAATATAGGCATTTGGTTAAAAGCAGAAGTGAAGAAGAGCTTTTTAAAACCTTATGTAATACTGCAAAGCAGGATAAGCTTGCAGTACTTTCCTCCTTAAATGAAGAAAGTAGAGAAAGGCTTGTAGGATACATAAAAAAAGGGTACTCCAATATGGAATCTAAAAGCAAGGAAACAGCACTTTGGATAATAGGTGAGCTAAAAAGCAAGGCGTTAATGGATATACTTATGAAATCTATTGTGCATAAGCATGTAAACATAAGAAGGATGGCAGCATCCGCACTTGGAAAGCTTGAAGATAAAGCAGGGGAAACCGCACTTTTAAGAGCTTTGGATGACGATAATGCTCAGGTTGTTCAATATGCAATAAAATCTCTTACTAAAATTAAAAGCCAGCGGGCTTTGGAAAAGGTTAGAAATATATATGTTTCAGCAGATAAGGATTATTTAAGAAAAGCAGCAGAAGAATATATAATTGGTTTCAACGATAAGTAA
- a CDS encoding PLP-dependent aminotransferase family protein has product MEKYNIKLCQGDIPKYIQITRYIKKLIDSNAIEDGEKLPPIRVFSDFLGVNNDTIINAYRRLQHEGYAVQKIGSGTYAKKREINRTFKKDYSDTFKKLSGEAIKDYIDFTGENACGDFFPVTTFKNVLNEVLDRDGAGALAYQELLGYKGLRESINKYFWGNTLDSDNILIVSGAQQGIDIASKALININDNVLVEKPTYSGALSVFKGRRANIFEADIKEDGIDIMDLKNILKKNKIKCFYLMSYFQNPTGCSYSIEKKREILRLAEEYDFYIIEDDYLSELIYDPNLEYKSFKALDTHDRVIYIKSFSKIFLPGIRIGYLICPDRFKEQLQNSKLDTDIATSSLMQRALQLYIEKGFWREYINQLNIIYNERYNHMQRQLEQVLGEKVEFIKPGGGLNFYIKLKEAVKTSSIKLFYDCKEQNVLITPGVLFYKNSKDGESFFRLGFSKAEKHEIDKGLNVINNILKASDRLG; this is encoded by the coding sequence TTGGAAAAGTATAATATTAAACTATGCCAAGGGGATATTCCAAAATACATTCAGATAACAAGGTATATTAAAAAATTAATAGATTCAAATGCCATAGAAGATGGTGAAAAGCTTCCGCCTATAAGAGTTTTTTCAGATTTTCTAGGGGTGAATAATGACACTATTATAAATGCTTATAGAAGACTTCAGCATGAGGGATATGCAGTTCAAAAAATAGGAAGCGGTACTTATGCAAAAAAAAGAGAAATAAATAGAACTTTTAAGAAAGATTATTCGGATACCTTTAAAAAACTTTCAGGCGAAGCTATAAAAGATTACATAGACTTTACAGGGGAAAATGCATGCGGTGATTTTTTTCCAGTGACTACCTTTAAAAATGTGCTTAATGAGGTTTTAGACAGAGATGGGGCTGGGGCTTTAGCTTATCAGGAACTGCTTGGATATAAAGGCTTGAGAGAAAGCATAAATAAGTATTTCTGGGGAAATACATTAGATAGTGATAATATTCTCATAGTTTCAGGAGCACAGCAAGGCATTGATATAGCTTCAAAGGCCTTAATTAACATCAATGACAATGTGTTAGTGGAAAAGCCTACATATTCTGGTGCTTTATCTGTATTTAAAGGAAGAAGAGCCAATATTTTTGAAGCAGATATCAAAGAAGACGGCATTGATATAATGGACTTAAAGAATATCTTAAAGAAAAATAAGATTAAATGTTTCTACTTAATGAGCTACTTTCAAAATCCAACCGGCTGCAGCTACAGTATTGAAAAAAAACGGGAGATACTGAGGTTGGCTGAGGAATATGATTTTTACATAATAGAAGATGATTACCTTTCTGAACTTATATATGATCCGAATCTTGAATACAAAAGCTTTAAGGCTTTGGATACTCATGATAGAGTTATATACATTAAAAGTTTTTCAAAGATATTTTTGCCAGGTATAAGAATTGGATATTTAATTTGCCCAGACAGATTTAAGGAGCAGCTCCAAAACTCTAAGCTGGATACGGATATTGCTACCTCAAGTCTTATGCAGAGAGCTCTGCAGCTTTATATAGAGAAAGGTTTCTGGAGAGAATACATAAATCAACTGAATATTATCTACAACGAAAGATACAATCATATGCAAAGGCAATTGGAACAAGTGCTTGGAGAAAAGGTTGAATTTATAAAACCAGGTGGAGGACTTAATTTTTATATTAAACTTAAGGAAGCTGTCAAAACCAGCAGCATAAAATTATTTTATGACTGCAAAGAACAAAATGTATTAATAACCCCAGGAGTATTATTTTATAAAAACAGCAAGGATGGAGAAAGTTTTTTTAGACTTGGTTTCTCTAAGGCTGAGAAACATGAAATAGATAAAGGACTAAATGTTATAAATAATATATTAAAAGCGAGTGATAGGCTTGGATAA
- a CDS encoding YebC/PmpR family DNA-binding transcriptional regulator has translation MSGHSKWHNIQAKKGKADAKRGKIFTKIGKELIMAAKNGGSNPDVNAKLRDVIAKAKSNNMPQDTITRAIKKGAGELAGVNYEEIVYEGYAPGGVAIIVNVVTDNKNRSAGNVRHAFTKYGGNMGSSGCVSFMFQQKGEMVIEKTDELDEDELMMMALDAGAEDFAAEDEVYIVTTAPEEFGTVREALETNGIEFLEADLKMIPDTYTEVDMESAVKIQKMLDALEEDDDVQDVFHNAEFPEGFEE, from the coding sequence ATGTCAGGACATTCCAAGTGGCATAATATACAAGCAAAGAAAGGCAAAGCAGACGCAAAAAGAGGAAAAATATTTACTAAGATAGGTAAAGAACTAATAATGGCTGCAAAAAACGGTGGTTCCAATCCAGACGTAAACGCTAAGCTTCGTGATGTTATAGCAAAGGCAAAGTCAAACAATATGCCTCAAGATACAATAACAAGAGCTATTAAAAAGGGAGCAGGAGAGTTAGCTGGAGTAAACTATGAAGAGATAGTTTATGAGGGATATGCTCCAGGCGGCGTTGCTATTATAGTAAATGTTGTAACAGACAATAAAAACCGTTCAGCGGGAAACGTAAGACACGCTTTCACTAAATACGGTGGAAACATGGGATCATCAGGCTGTGTATCCTTCATGTTCCAACAAAAGGGTGAAATGGTTATAGAAAAGACAGATGAGCTTGACGAAGATGAATTAATGATGATGGCATTAGATGCTGGTGCAGAAGATTTCGCTGCAGAAGATGAAGTTTACATTGTTACGACTGCTCCAGAAGAGTTTGGAACAGTGAGAGAAGCTTTAGAGACAAATGGAATAGAGTTTTTAGAAGCAGACCTAAAAATGATTCCAGATACCTATACTGAAGTTGATATGGAGTCAGCAGTGAAGATTCAAAAGATGCTTGATGCTCTTGAGGAAGACGATGACGTTCAAGACGTGTTCCACAATGCTGAGTTCCCAGAAGGATTTGAGGAATAA
- a CDS encoding YigZ family protein, translating into MSYLTIKDEVSVDFEEKKSIFIGHVKRVYNEEEARDFINKIRGQHKEATHNVYAYIIGENMGIQRYSDDGEPQGTAGIPVLEVIKKNGVTDVVVVVTRYFGGIMLGAGGLVRAYSKGAVLAVKEGGVVEKTKGLRLDIVIDYDMLGKVQYICAQNSWHIENTEYTDKVKAAIYCELNKVDEIKNTIIEATSGKAVFETSESGYYFKLESRLFKEC; encoded by the coding sequence ATGAGCTATTTAACAATAAAGGATGAAGTGAGTGTAGATTTTGAAGAAAAGAAGTCTATATTCATAGGTCATGTCAAGAGAGTTTATAACGAAGAAGAAGCTAGAGATTTTATAAATAAAATAAGAGGTCAGCATAAAGAAGCAACTCATAATGTATATGCCTATATTATTGGAGAAAACATGGGCATACAAAGATACAGTGACGATGGAGAACCTCAAGGAACTGCAGGAATACCAGTTTTAGAGGTGATTAAAAAAAACGGAGTTACTGATGTAGTTGTGGTAGTTACAAGATATTTTGGTGGTATAATGCTTGGAGCAGGTGGACTTGTTAGAGCTTACTCAAAGGGTGCTGTTCTAGCTGTTAAGGAAGGCGGAGTAGTTGAGAAGACAAAGGGATTAAGACTTGATATTGTAATAGATTACGATATGCTGGGAAAAGTTCAGTATATTTGCGCTCAAAACTCCTGGCACATTGAAAATACTGAGTATACAGACAAGGTAAAAGCTGCAATATATTGTGAATTAAATAAAGTAGATGAAATAAAAAATACAATCATAGAAGCTACCTCTGGAAAGGCAGTTTTTGAAACCAGCGAAAGCGGCTACTACTTTAAACTAGAAAGCAGATTGTTTAAGGAATGCTAG
- a CDS encoding NCS2 family permease, producing MNYANSKQGKKSLLESIFKLSENKTNVKTEILAGITTFITVAYIIFVNPNILKFAGMNAQGIKGDGAAAFSALNDPVVASVFAATCLSAAIGSLIMAFYANLPFVLAPGMGLNAFFTFSVCINLGYSWQQALAAVFISGIVFVIITVTSIREKIVSALPHNLKLAISGGIGLFISLIGLKSGGIIVSNPETLVSFGRFTTPKVLLTVIGITITAILMSRKVKGSMLIGIVLTTLIGIPFGVTNVSGVKILSAPPSVLPTLLHMDFKGLLGFGGSGIIGAVSSVFMVIITFSLVDLFDTIGALVGTAQKANMLEPDGKVKNMNQAMLADALATVFGAMLGTSTLVTTVESTAGIAEGGRTGLTSFTVSILFILSLFFGGIVGIVPAEATAPALVLVGVLMLGAVKEIDFDDFTEALPAFFTMAVMPFSYSIANGVAVGIIFYPIVKVATGKYKEVHPIIYVLSALFIFRFIMLPH from the coding sequence ATGAACTATGCAAATTCAAAACAAGGAAAAAAATCATTATTAGAAAGTATATTTAAGCTTTCAGAAAATAAAACCAATGTTAAGACTGAAATTTTAGCAGGTATAACTACTTTTATAACAGTAGCATATATAATTTTTGTTAACCCTAATATCTTAAAGTTTGCTGGGATGAATGCTCAAGGAATTAAAGGTGATGGAGCAGCTGCTTTCTCAGCACTTAATGATCCTGTGGTTGCATCAGTTTTTGCTGCAACTTGTTTATCGGCAGCTATAGGAAGCTTAATAATGGCTTTCTACGCAAACTTGCCTTTCGTATTGGCACCTGGAATGGGGCTTAATGCTTTTTTTACTTTCAGCGTGTGTATAAATCTCGGATATAGCTGGCAGCAAGCCTTAGCTGCTGTATTTATATCAGGAATAGTTTTTGTAATAATAACTGTAACTTCCATCAGAGAAAAAATAGTTAGCGCTTTGCCACATAATTTGAAGCTCGCTATATCTGGTGGAATAGGTTTATTTATATCACTTATAGGACTTAAAAGTGGAGGAATAATAGTTTCAAACCCAGAAACATTAGTTTCTTTCGGACGTTTTACTACACCAAAAGTACTTTTAACTGTAATAGGAATAACTATAACAGCTATATTGATGTCTAGAAAAGTAAAAGGTTCAATGCTTATCGGAATAGTTTTAACAACCTTAATTGGAATTCCTTTTGGAGTAACAAATGTTTCCGGTGTCAAGATATTAAGTGCTCCTCCTTCAGTATTACCAACTTTACTGCATATGGATTTTAAAGGATTGCTTGGTTTTGGAGGAAGTGGAATAATTGGAGCTGTGAGCAGTGTGTTCATGGTTATTATCACCTTTAGTTTAGTAGATTTATTTGATACTATAGGCGCTTTAGTAGGTACAGCTCAAAAGGCGAACATGCTTGAACCAGACGGAAAAGTTAAGAATATGAATCAAGCCATGCTTGCAGATGCTTTAGCAACAGTATTTGGTGCAATGCTTGGAACAAGCACACTAGTGACCACAGTGGAGTCTACTGCAGGAATAGCAGAGGGAGGAAGAACAGGGCTTACTTCTTTTACAGTAAGTATACTGTTTATACTTTCATTGTTCTTTGGAGGAATAGTAGGAATTGTTCCAGCAGAAGCAACTGCACCAGCACTTGTATTAGTTGGAGTATTAATGCTTGGAGCTGTAAAAGAAATAGATTTTGATGATTTCACAGAGGCTCTTCCAGCCTTCTTTACAATGGCTGTTATGCCATTTAGCTACAGCATTGCAAACGGGGTTGCAGTAGGTATAATTTTTTATCCAATTGTAAAAGTAGCAACTGGAAAGTATAAGGAAGTACACCCTATAATTTATGTGCTGTCAGCACTATTCATATTTAGATTTATAATGCTTCCTCATTAG